Genomic segment of Panicum virgatum strain AP13 chromosome 9N, P.virgatum_v5, whole genome shotgun sequence:
ACCTCCATCAGGTGCACGGTGGCCTGGATATGGAGCTAGCAGTGGCCAAAATTCTTCCGCACATGGAAACCAATACACAAATCCATGGTATTTCTTCTCTGAATTCTTTGATGAATGGTTAATCATATGTCTGCTTAAGTACTCTAGCTGATTGGACCTTATTCAAGTCTGAGCGCTCTCAATCTTACAGTGGTAGGCACATATATTTTGAGCACAAGACACTTAAGTGCACACATTAGTTAAAGTTGGTCGTGTGGTCGATCTGCAGGTTATCTCAATGTCATACATAGAAAACTACTTGTTGCCCCTAGACAAGCACACTCCTGGTCTCCATAGCAAAAGATTTATTTGAAGTTAATCCAAATATTTATTTTGGCTACAAATTAAAATTTACCATATGTAATCTTTTTCATATATATGCCCATTTAAGATCGTGTGAATATTTGAAGTTAATCCAAATATTTATTTTGGCTACAATAATATTTATTTACCATGTTCCTAGACTAATACGTAGTTTACAAACAATTGCAAAAAATGCTATAGAGTTCTCATGGTACATTTGATCACAACACAATCCACATATTAAATACTGCATCCTGTCTATGAAACTGTGCAGTGTGCACTGACAGTGACAATTTCATGGCAGTTTTTTCTCACAGAAAAGCTGACGTGGTAGTCTAGGTAACAGTGCTACGAAacccccactgagactggcgCCAGATAACACTGATCTCAAAAGGAGTCAGAGTGCCTAGAGGGATGAAAACAAACGGCGCAAATTTCATGCCAAAGCGTCGCAAACCGGTTCAAATCGTGTGCAACAAACAAATGTTATGGTATGAGCAGAGATCTTGATCGTGCAGGTGCTCAACTGAACCACCAACAAATGCAAGCTGGGCAGCAGATAATTGCGGTCGCCCATTTTTGGTTAACAAACTACGGATCTAGTATATCAAATATGGCAAAacttggttactgtagcaaagcTACGTAGTTTACCTATTCTTGATGATTGGATTTTGAATTCTCCGTTGATCCCTTGGTTCTGAACCGTCCGATTCATCCTTTCTGTGCTCGCTCTAGTATTTTCCATTTTTCCATCTACCCCACGCGGCGTCGCTCCCTTCGCTTCTGGCACCTCCGTCCCGCTCCACGACGCGTTCCGTCCCCACACCCGGCAACACAACACGCGGCGGGCGCAAATCCCGGCGACCCCCCACGCCAATCGGAGCAGGGAGCAGGCGCCGATCGAATCGACCACCGGACCCCAATCCCGAACCCCCGCCTCCAATCAGGTCCTCCTCCAATCCTCCGCGACGCGGGCCGGGGAGGCGAGAGCGCGACGATGTCGGGGGCCGGGGATTACCAGGAGATGGCTGCGTCGGTGCCGCCGTCGCTGAAGGCCATCACGCTGACGCACGTCCGGTACCGCCCGGGCGACCCGCTGGGCCTCTTCCTCGCGTGGGTCTCCCTCGTCCCGGTCTTCATCAGCCTCGGGGGGTTCGTCTCCCACTTCCTCTTCCGCCGGGAGCTCCAGGGTCTCTGCTTCGCCGCGGGGCTCCTCGTCTCGCAGGCCCTCAACGAGCTCATCAAGCACTCCGTCGCGCAGTCTCGCCCGGCGTACTGCGAGCTCCTCGAGGCCTGCGACTCCCACGGGTGGCCGTCCAGCCACTCGCAGTACACGTTCTTCTTCGCCACCTACCTCACGCTCCTCTCGCTCCGCCGGTCGCGCGCGCGCCGGGTGATCGCCGCCGTGCCGTGGCCGCTGGCCTTCCTCACCATGGTGTCCAGGGTGTACCTAGGGTACCACACCGTCGCGCAGGTGAGAGTCCCTTAATTTCGGATCCGATCTGACTAGATGTGATTTTCCATCAAATCGTGCATTTCACGCTTAAGGCCGGTCCCACTGATCATTTGGCGCTTCTCCTGCTTCGCTTCTAAAGCTTGATAATTGTGCCTTTGCTATGATTCCCCTATATTTATGTATTTCTAGTGAAATTTTGCTAGTTTAGCTCTTAATGCCTTTTAGAACTATAAAGAACGCATCTTTACATGCATAATAAGCTTCAGATATACTATATTCATCATCGCTACTGTGGTTTCCAGTGAAAAGTTTGCTAAGATTTACCATGAGGAAAATTTACATGTCTATTTCCTGTGGAAGGTCGGACAGAAGCAACTAAGATCATCAACACAACAATTTCATGTTTTGCCATGGAAGGTTGCAAAAGATTTATTTAGCATGTGTGAGACCATGGCAGCTTACAACAACAATGCCTTTTAGTCCGAAACCAGTTGCATAGGCTAACAATGAAACCCAACAAGAGTCACAAAAGACCATGACAATTCCCATAACTATGTTCTTTGTCCTAACCTTATTAGAAGggggaaacaaaaaaaaatcaacaaaagCTGCAGAAAAGTTAGCAATATTTTGAAGTAAAACTGTTAAACAGTAGTTTCCATAAAGATATGTATGCAAGAAGAGCATCCACCTTTAGTAAATTCGTAGTTTAGTTAGGATCATGAGCTGGTATCCTGTCCTTCTGAATACTATTGTGGTATTGTTCATTTTTGTACCTGATGGCCTGCCCTTTTCTGGAAAAGAattcttatttgtttttctgTTAAAAGGCTATGTGGCATTTATTTTTGTGGATGTTTAGTAATGCTTCATTTGTATGAATCTATTTAGCATTGGTTTGTTCAGTAAACCAATTGCATTTTTGTCCATTTGTCTGTAGAACTTTGGCTCATGGTAGAATTGTTAGCCACCATTTAGTGCAATCTGGATCACATGATGCTCCTTTAGATTGGTTACATGTGTCCTTATTAACCTGCTTATTTGAAGGAAAAGCGAAAAGCGATTTGATttgattattattattttatgaAAAATATGACTATATGGCATCTTGAAAACTGAAAGGAATTTCCATTTGATAAATTCAACAGGTTTTCGCGGGAGCAGTAGTGGGCCTTGTCTTTGGTGCTATCTGGTACTGGATTGTCAACACCATGCTTGTTGATTACTTCCCGATGATTGAGGAGAGTGCAATCGGGAGGTGGTTGTACATCAAGGATACATCCCATATTCCAGATGTGCTTAAGTTTGAGTATGATAATGCAAGGGCAGCAAGGAAGAAAGTTGCTACTGATTGAGCTTGTAAGTTGCAGCATATCTAATTTTGTTTTGCTTGTTAAGCAGATGCTGCTCAGATACAAAGCGCTGAACCTGAAAATTGCaattacattttttttctaattaattgaaaaatCATGATTAGTAGTCCAGCAATCTTTCTTCCTCTGGGACTTCAGAATGTTTTGTGATTGCTGATTTAGTCATGAACATGCTTTCTCCATATTCTTGGCATTGTTAAAATTAACCTTGATACAAGAGAAGCTATTGTTGGCCTGTATCTAGCAACTCCAAAAGCTATCGTTGGCTATCAACCTTCACCTCATTTTATCAATATTGATTTTACTCTAAACTTGATCTACCTTATCGCATATTTATGACCTTCACATGGTAGTCCTACTTTCAGTGTTCTGATCAAATTTGCTTGACCTACATCCATGTGATAAAATTAATTGCCCCCATGTGCCTAACTGGTCCTCATATTTTCTTATGTCAATGCAGGTTGTGTCCCCGGATTTCATTTTGCTCACAGTGATTATAAGAATGTGTGCGGCATGTTATTTGCTTCAGTTGCTGCACACAGACATGTAGCGACAACATTTTCAGTAGAAAAGAAATGTCTATTACAGCTTGGCATTTTGCTTTTCCTGGGCATATGCTAATCTTTGCTCAGTCATTTTGTTTCTCGTAATGGCAGTTTGATCATAACTTGACGATTGCTTACATTTAGAAAATGACATGTGAACAATACGTGAATTCATTTCCAGCATCGAGATAATCTTTCGTTGCTTGTCTATGTGTCAGATAACTTCAATGTGTTGCATTCTATGTTGTCGAAACATGAATACATGTATGATGTATGCCAATCTTTAGCAATGTTTTAGCATTTTTGTGTACACTGTACCAAGTTTAGCATGATTAATAATCTTCTGGCACAGTACATGCAAGGGGTTAGTAAAATGCTGCTTTAAGGTCCTGTCTCTAGGTCCAGAAAACTTGTGGATCACGTAGACATATGTAGCTCCAAGTGTATGTTAGGAGCATTTAGATAAATCATTTTATTTGTGGTTTATACTAATTACTAAATATGAATATTTAGACCACTTTGATTTAGTCTACAAACTACATATGTAACCTGGATCTCGGACTAGAGTTGTGCCGAAAAGGTCCTAAATTCACTCACCAGCAAAGTGCACTGTAAAGTGGGATCCTTTTCCTGCCAAGGTGCTCAATCAAATGGAGAGAGAATGTAGCCTACATCAATGCCACATTACATCTTTATGAAATATCCAGCCTGTAGTGTCAAAAATAAGTCAAAATGTTACCTTATGTGATTATCAAGCAAGCGAACAAGCTATTTTCTTCTTCAGGGGCATACATCCCAGTATACACTCAACACAAACAATTCCCCAGGAGTAGATTTAGCTTCTCAGAAAACCACTAAGAAAAGCTACCACAAACAGGGTCTTGGGCTGTTTTGGCCTTTTCGGCAGGAATGTTACGCATTACCCGAAGGTCATCCCGTGCTCACTTAAGGTAGTAAACGTACACTGCATTGTGAAATTCATTAGTTGTGCTGTACTTATTTACCTGCCACCACCCCCCAATTTCAAACCACCAGTGCTGTTTTAGCAACTTGAAATTCGAATAAACTGAGTAAATTCGAAATTAGAGCTAACTACTGAACATAAATTACGAGACACGCCATTTGGATACGCACAATTGATAGTGTACAATATAGGTACTTGTATTCCTACAATAAAAGGTGTTCGCTGGATATGCAGCGCCTGTGAGAACCTGCTGATTGCTCGGTTCAAATAAGATGCATGCAAAGCATTCTCAGAAATAAACTTCACATGTTCAACCACTGATTCGATCGGCGGTAGCATGTCGTTCCTCTCGAGTATGTAGAATTTGTGGTAGAGGAGCTGCGATTTTTACCATCTGCAAAGCCAGCCATGGTAAGTGCAGAGTACAAACAACATCGAAAGATACTTTCAATTTCTGTACTgtctctttttcaaaaaaaaaactagacctgtagtaaaaaaatattacaaCAGTTGCCCTCTAAAGTTCCTTCTTTTTGGTCTACCATAAACCCTAAACACGATCTCCTCTCCTACCTTCGTTTAGGTCTACTGTAAAAGTAGTCTACTGACATAGTACAAACGCACGAGTAAACCTtactttttgctttttttttcttaaagagATACCCCCTtcttttttaaatatatgaaaTTTAAGTCAAGATAATCaaagttcttttttttaattagattgtcctaaacatcatatatttaaaaaacaaGGGAGTATTATTCTTCAGCAGTCAAAAATTCAGATTTTTGTTTTTGTGATTGACCTCCTATTGTCACCTTTATCGGCCTTGTATTAGTATAACATTACAGTGCAATATTAATCTTAGTGGTAACAATGGTGCAAACTATGTAATAAATCCATGtccaattcaaatttcaatataTCTTCTTGATATTGTAATCTACTCCTATTGTGCAAGTCAGGTAGATAACACTGCCTGAGATGAGATCATGAGACATATATTTAATCACCTTATTTGTGGTTGGATGGCAAAGAACCAGCCAATGTGCAATGTAGGTGATAGCCACAGTCTCCAGGAACAGGTTGTAAAGGTCTCTCGTAACCTCTAATAAGAGCAAGAAAATCAGTCGAACTAAATACAAGAATCATCCAAAGAGGTATCTGAGTGGAAATGAGAGATGGAAGAATTACCCATCATATGCAAAAGAACTATCCGTGCCAGTAGATTCTGGCTCAACAAATTTGGGGTGCCCACCAATACCATACAGAGGATCATCTGTTGGCACATACAGAAAAATATACAAGAGATTTAATATCAGCTGAAATATTTTGTGCCAGGATGGGGAGATGAGATTTCATGTACTTTGCCAAATGCATTAATCAAATAAGTAACTGAAAAAAATGGCATACTTTTAAAGTACAGTGAGCAAGGTACTTGCCTACAAGAGGGTGCCCAATGTATGCAAGGTGTATCCGTATTTGATGGGGTCGTCCTGAATGAATTTCAACCTAAATAAATCAAGAACAAGATACATCACAGATTAAAATGCTCAAGGCAGCAAAAGAAACTTGACATTATATGTATTCTCAATTCAGAGCAGATGATGCCATGCCCATTTGTGAGCATGCAAGTGCGGGACAGAGCACATATTTTGCTTACAGTCTACACATTCTACCTGGACAAGTGTTTGATTTTGGTGTGCAAGTCTCTCAAGAACACATACTTTGCTCATTGCTGGTTTTCCTGAAAATTGAGGGTGCAGATAAAATAAATACTAAATCAAATGAAGAGAGCTGATGAACAAGCATTGCTCAATACAGATTACACCATGAACAGTACTGCGATCGTTCGATATTCAAAGACCTTCACCAATTCCAGGTTACATAAGTGAAATTGTaatgcacctgatgaacatgCTGCATAAAGTCCCTCTGCCACTCCAGGATAATGAACTAACCCTATGGGTTGGGTAACCACAACCTGCACATGATGGCAAAAAATTATAGCGTGCATACTTGTGTGTGAGAGATCATGCATTCAAAATTATAAACAAGTACACAAGACCTAAGAGATCAGAACAGTGTATTGAATAAATACGGGGACAGGTATAGTACCTCATCATTATCAAGTATGCCAGTCACCAAGGCtcgataaaattttgaaatttttcgatcCTCGCCGAATTCTGATTTATCCCTATAGATTATTTTAGTCAGTAGAACTGTATGCATTGCATGATGTGAAtacatcaaaaaaaaattctttccAAATAACGAAGGGGAAATTTTGACACCTTTTACTTCCAGCATTTATAGCTCCTTCAGCGAAATAAGATGCAAGTCGAACTTTGGCGACCTTTGTCTTGGCACAGAGCAGAAGACCTAGCAACAGAACGAGCAGGTCATCAGCAGCTAGCAAGAACAGACATTGCAAACTAAAATCAAAACAACAAACAAATCAAATTACAGAAGAGCGTATACTTAATGCCAGTTCTGGTCAAACTATCTTTTTTGGCAAGGCACATTTATTGCTGAAAACAGTTTGTTACCACTAGGGCATTTTCGATATGCAGCCCTTTTCCGAGTGATCTATCAACTGTAAGCTCATGTTATAGTAAAAACATGGAAACAAGCATTCTAGATCATCTAATCAAGGCTCATGCTTCCAGATTCAGTAAATTGCCCCTAACCTCACTCTTAGGAGGGCTTTTGTTCCCCCGCCCATTACACATACAGACACACACAGGCAGCTCTTGAACCAGTGCGATTGTGTGACCTGAGCATCTGCCTCAGGTCGCGTTTTGATTCCCACAGTAAACCATGGCTATTATCGCTCTTCTCTCCACCTTGCTCCTGTGAAACATCATAGTTACTTAAAAAGACGTCTCTGCACCATGTCCATGGCTTTCTAATTCTCCATCATTGTGCCATGACTTGAACATCCCATTAGGCCATTACTTATTGCTGGTTTGAGCATTAACTTTTCAGTAGGTTTGAGCATTAACTTTTCAGTAACTATTGTATCTTTCTCCTAGATTCCTATGTTCATACACAAGTTACAAAATTTACATCTGCCTCAAGTGAGTGTCAGTAAATCAGAGTTTCCGAGTAGGATTGAACTGTAAATAAAGGAACAAACCTGATGTTCCCCTTCCTAATCGATGAACAGGAACAGGATGTGACTGCACATGTTTTCTCTTGGAGCAGCATGATGTCATCTTCCAGTCTTTCAATTGAAGCTGTGCTAGTACAGAGCGTTGCTGGAAGAGTCCTTTAGGCAGAACTTGCAAGCCAGAAGGCTTATTAAGGGCCATCTGACAAAACATCCTTGGGCTAAGATAATAGTTCTAAATGTAAATTGGAAGTTAGCTTCATGTATTAGTACTGATTTGCCTGATTTAGCAAACATGCACAAGAATAcgggaaaaaaaaactcacacCTTACTGAACCTTGCTGAAATGGATACGATATTTGCGAGTTCAAGCTAGTTGGGTGTCCATAAGTAAAAAAATAATGATAACAACCACAGCAAAGTGTTTTAGTCCCATAaaagctagagatgaaacccaacatGAGCCACCAACAATAAGGAAAACTTATACAAAGGTATTAATAACAGTAATATCTGTATATGCTAAGGGATCTAAAGCCTAATTCATGGTCATGCACATGGATATCTATAAGTCGATAAAGTTAAAAACTTAAGTCCATATCTTTCAAGTCCTCAGATAAATAAACATAAAGCAAACTTAGGTGGGACTTGAAAGCTGAACCTTGTCAACCAGCTAGGGGTATATAATGTGAAAGATGGGTTAAATTTACAGAAAACACCACCGAGCTTATTTGCATACCATGTCATCATCCTCGTAAAGCAC
This window contains:
- the LOC120690576 gene encoding lipid phosphate phosphatase gamma-like — its product is MSGAGDYQEMAASVPPSLKAITLTHVRYRPGDPLGLFLAWVSLVPVFISLGGFVSHFLFRRELQGLCFAAGLLVSQALNELIKHSVAQSRPAYCELLEACDSHGWPSSHSQYTFFFATYLTLLSLRRSRARRVIAAVPWPLAFLTMVSRVYLGYHTVAQVFAGAVVGLVFGAIWYWIVNTMLVDYFPMIEESAIGRWLYIKDTSHIPDVLKFEYDNARAARKKVATD